One genomic segment of Methanococcus voltae PS includes these proteins:
- a CDS encoding manganese-dependent inorganic pyrophosphatase has translation MIYVVGHKNPDTDSVCSAIALAYFLDGMAAKQGSINPETEFILKRFGLMEPETITSAKGKQIYLVDHAERSQSLDDLEDGKLLGIIDHHKVGISTSEPIIYVSKPIGSTASVISELYFRNSLDYIGAKNKELKPDIAGILLSAILSDTLLFKSPTTTELDKELATKLAEIANIKDMYDYGIEMLKAKSTVGSMAPSEILDIDYKEFSLNGKKVGVGQAEVIDASEVESKKDEIYKLLQERVNSDNYDLILFLITDIMKEGSEVLVCGNKEAFEASFNVKVPENSVFIEGLMSRKKQVIPPLEKYYNM, from the coding sequence ATGATATATGTAGTAGGACATAAGAATCCAGATACAGATAGCGTCTGTTCAGCAATAGCACTTGCTTATTTCTTAGATGGAATGGCAGCAAAACAAGGGAGTATAAATCCAGAAACTGAGTTTATATTAAAAAGATTTGGATTGATGGAACCCGAAACAATAACCTCTGCAAAAGGAAAACAGATATATTTGGTAGACCATGCTGAAAGGTCACAATCACTTGATGATTTAGAAGATGGTAAATTATTAGGTATTATAGACCACCACAAAGTGGGAATTTCTACATCTGAACCTATAATCTACGTTTCAAAGCCTATTGGTTCAACAGCATCTGTAATATCTGAATTATACTTTAGAAATAGTTTAGACTATATTGGTGCTAAAAATAAAGAATTGAAACCGGATATTGCAGGTATCTTATTGTCAGCAATTTTATCTGATACATTATTGTTTAAATCACCTACAACAACTGAATTGGATAAAGAATTAGCCACTAAACTTGCAGAAATTGCTAATATAAAAGACATGTATGATTACGGTATTGAAATGTTAAAGGCAAAATCTACCGTTGGTAGTATGGCACCATCTGAAATTTTAGATATCGACTACAAAGAATTTAGCTTAAATGGTAAAAAGGTTGGTGTAGGGCAAGCCGAGGTTATCGATGCATCAGAAGTTGAATCTAAAAAAGATGAAATCTATAAATTACTTCAAGAAAGAGTTAATTCTGATAATTATGATTTAATATTATTCTTGATTACCGACATAATGAAAGAAGGCAGTGAAGTATTAGTATGTGGTAATAAAGAAGCATTTGAAGCGTCATTCAATGTAAAAGTACCAGAAAATAGTGTATTTATTGAAGGCTTAATGTCTAGGAAAAAACAAGTTATTCCACCTTTAGAAAAATACTATAATATGTAA